In one Babylonia areolata isolate BAREFJ2019XMU chromosome 14, ASM4173473v1, whole genome shotgun sequence genomic region, the following are encoded:
- the LOC143289577 gene encoding uncharacterized protein LOC143289577 gives MLDFRSRPYLYKQYPEIGKHYPGTWRVVDSEQLDGIVLRLTQPTRASVARAEDIRDRSTYVRSVVDTEKAKDITYRRPPQSAEPRLEGHHRSRSVISSSWSRKSGDSSTATTNADSRSLLRFRGSRKWDKTAWAHVRVRGTSPLS, from the exons atgtTGGACTTCAGGAGCCGTCCTTACCTGTATAAACAA tACCCAGAGATAGGCAAACACTACCCGGGTACATGGCGGGTAGTGGACAGCGAACAACTGGACGGTATCGTCCTCAGGCTGACCCAACCCACACGTGCCAGCGTGGCTCGTGCCGAGGATATCCGAGACCGCTCAACCTACGTCCGGTCAGTGGTGGACACAGAGAAAGCCAAGGACATCACCTACCGAAGGCCTCCGCAGTCGGCCGAGCCCAGACTGGAAGGGCACCACCGCAGCAGGTCCGTCATCAGCAGTAGCTGGTCTCGCAAGAGTGGCGACagctccaccgccaccaccaacgcCGACAGCCGAAGCCTGCTGAGGTTTAGGGGGAGCCGGAAGTGGGACAAGACTGCCTgggcgcatgtgcgtgtgcgcgggaCTTCCCCTTTGTCGTGA